The following proteins are co-located in the Pyrococcus abyssi GE5 genome:
- a CDS encoding GNAT family N-acetyltransferase yields MVNNPMMIYFENDFDEILKELRKNREKMINFAVVENEKEELVGFCGIGDIDWRSRNAMVWYLIGKEHWGKGYGTETLALLCRFAFENMNLRKLYTHVYEPNRASIRVLEKNGFKLVGRLKKHVYLPDYGYVDELIYERFKD; encoded by the coding sequence ATGGTGAACAATCCAATGATGATATACTTTGAGAACGATTTCGACGAGATTCTTAAAGAGCTGAGAAAAAACAGGGAGAAAATGATAAACTTTGCAGTCGTGGAGAACGAGAAAGAGGAACTCGTGGGATTCTGTGGCATTGGAGACATTGATTGGCGCTCACGGAATGCTATGGTATGGTATCTTATCGGGAAGGAGCACTGGGGAAAAGGCTACGGCACCGAGACATTGGCGCTTCTCTGCAGGTTTGCCTTCGAGAATATGAACCTAAGGAAGCTCTATACTCACGTCTATGAACCCAACAGAGCCTCCATTAGGGTTCTGGAAAAGAACGGCTTCAAATTAGTAGGGAGGTTGAAGAAGCATGTGTATCTCCCGGACTACGGCTACGTGGACGAGTTGATTTACGAGCGTTTCAAGGATTGA
- a CDS encoding M1 family aminopeptidase, with product MISELKLKLILDFKAGTLTGVSRESLKEEAKTLLLNKGLKVEETSIGFSQGIRGLKGVEAFKVRVVNLEEPVKGVELKYSGKFRGYDEVFPYLKDSINQEYTLLRTDSLFYPIPAEPSFESLVKSVVGSEFDAEIIIEGVPADLTVAFGGEIQGNLLRIEGTNRLDIAIAPFKVIEEKPFRFFILRDEGIERTIELLKEAYEFYSSILGRKNLIYTVIETPENYGGQAGKGYILVSGSSLRSEVPTNIYHELAHLWTPRATPEAHLSRFFDEAFANYLTALAVREIHGEDEYKKFMANLEWWYKDILKKNPEAKNLKVPEWGRKGLHLLSYSKGALILKELHDLMGDSFYDLLKAIANADAIDFETFRKLAEGMSERNLQDFFERYF from the coding sequence ATGATTAGTGAGTTGAAACTCAAGCTTATCCTCGACTTTAAAGCTGGAACACTAACCGGAGTATCTCGCGAGAGCCTGAAGGAAGAAGCCAAGACCCTCCTTCTAAACAAGGGATTAAAAGTGGAAGAAACGTCCATTGGATTTTCCCAGGGAATTAGAGGGCTAAAGGGTGTTGAAGCATTTAAAGTGAGGGTAGTTAACCTGGAAGAGCCCGTCAAGGGAGTCGAGTTGAAATATTCGGGAAAGTTTAGAGGTTACGACGAGGTATTTCCCTACCTGAAGGACTCAATAAATCAAGAATACACGCTGTTGAGAACGGATTCTCTCTTTTACCCCATTCCTGCAGAGCCGAGCTTTGAAAGCCTCGTTAAATCCGTTGTTGGTTCTGAGTTTGACGCAGAGATAATCATTGAAGGCGTTCCAGCCGACCTAACTGTGGCATTCGGCGGAGAAATTCAGGGAAATCTTTTAAGAATCGAAGGAACTAACAGGCTTGATATTGCAATAGCGCCCTTTAAGGTTATTGAAGAGAAGCCGTTCCGGTTTTTTATCCTCAGAGATGAGGGCATTGAAAGGACGATTGAACTCCTCAAGGAGGCTTATGAATTCTACTCCTCAATTCTTGGGCGGAAAAACTTAATCTACACGGTTATCGAAACACCCGAAAACTACGGTGGGCAGGCTGGAAAGGGATACATCCTTGTCTCCGGAAGTTCTTTACGCTCTGAAGTTCCAACCAACATTTACCACGAGCTGGCTCACCTCTGGACCCCCAGGGCTACTCCCGAAGCCCATCTAAGCAGGTTCTTCGATGAAGCCTTTGCCAATTATCTGACGGCTTTAGCAGTTAGGGAGATTCATGGAGAAGATGAGTACAAGAAGTTCATGGCGAATTTGGAGTGGTGGTACAAAGACATCTTGAAAAAGAACCCCGAGGCTAAGAACCTTAAGGTTCCCGAGTGGGGACGCAAAGGCCTTCACTTGCTTTCCTACAGCAAGGGGGCTCTCATACTGAAGGAACTCCACGACCTCATGGGTGACTCCTTCTATGACCTGTTAAAAGCTATCGCAAACGCCGATGCCATTGACTTCGAGACGTTCAGAAAACTCGCCGAAGGGATGAGCGAAAGGAATCTCCAGGATTTCTTCGAGAGATATTTCTAG
- a CDS encoding CPBP family intramembrane glutamic endopeptidase — MGLPMNPLTAFTLAFLLYITHGFYLSGFIRPFQRRFGEIEGYWIAMSIFTVAFAVLITLLCPELYFVSWSFPIDYFLLFLSLSFLAFIPTVFELRKPESPEISDEGVNLVKSMGFKDVALLQVISAALPEELVFRYVFLGLLSLWNPFASLIALSIFFGIGHKFSHPNRNWNVLISNALIGFVLGLAYLYTKSLPVVMAIHWLDDMVPWAFIKYERVRGAIAGATALLAVLPLVLLWDKLVSVIEYLRGIYSNEGLVLGSGIAIIMLGVVYLGLRLLKSR, encoded by the coding sequence ATGGGACTACCAATGAACCCCTTAACTGCCTTCACTCTGGCGTTCCTGCTCTACATAACGCACGGGTTCTACCTCAGCGGCTTTATAAGGCCCTTCCAGAGGCGGTTTGGGGAGATAGAGGGCTACTGGATAGCGATGTCAATATTCACAGTCGCTTTCGCGGTGCTCATAACCCTCCTGTGCCCGGAACTCTACTTCGTCAGCTGGAGCTTTCCGATTGATTACTTCCTGCTCTTCCTGTCGCTGAGCTTTCTGGCCTTCATTCCGACCGTTTTTGAACTCAGAAAGCCAGAAAGCCCCGAGATTAGTGACGAGGGGGTTAACCTTGTTAAGAGCATGGGCTTCAAAGATGTGGCACTCCTCCAGGTAATAAGCGCCGCCCTTCCCGAGGAGCTCGTATTCCGCTACGTCTTCCTCGGCCTCCTCTCGCTCTGGAACCCATTTGCGAGCCTTATTGCGCTTTCGATTTTCTTCGGCATCGGGCACAAGTTCTCCCATCCCAACAGGAACTGGAACGTGCTTATATCAAACGCTCTGATTGGTTTCGTCCTCGGGCTTGCTTACCTATACACGAAAAGCCTTCCCGTCGTCATGGCAATCCACTGGCTCGACGACATGGTTCCCTGGGCCTTCATAAAGTACGAGAGAGTCAGAGGGGCCATAGCCGGAGCGACCGCTCTCTTGGCGGTTTTACCGTTGGTTCTTTTATGGGATAAGCTTGTTTCCGTAATCGAGTATCTGAGAGGAATCTACTCGAACGAAGGCCTTGTCCTGGGCAGTGGAATAGCCATCATAATGCTCGGCGTTGTCTACCTCGGTTTGAGACTTTTGAAGAGCAGGTGA
- a CDS encoding antitoxin VapB family protein → MSKTITIADDVYYELVKMKGNKSFSELLRELIGKKKKGNLDILMIAFGTMSEEEVKEFKKKIKEVEEWINSWTPVS, encoded by the coding sequence TTGAGCAAGACGATAACAATAGCCGATGATGTCTATTACGAACTTGTAAAAATGAAGGGCAATAAGAGCTTTTCAGAGCTCCTTAGAGAGTTGATAGGAAAGAAAAAGAAGGGAAACCTGGACATTCTCATGATAGCCTTTGGAACAATGAGTGAGGAGGAAGTTAAGGAGTTCAAGAAGAAGATTAAGGAGGTTGAAGAATGGATAAACTCCTGGACACCAGTGTCTTGA
- a CDS encoding nucleotidyltransferase domain-containing protein, whose protein sequence is MIPYAHLKVLRKLYERLKDSNVNWVVTGSLGFALQGVPVEPHDIDIQTDKEGAYEIERLFSEFVVEPVRFKESEIIRSHFGVLTIDGIKVEIMGDIQKKVEGKWEPPVDINRYKRFVQIEGMKIPVLDLEYEYQAYLKLGRIKKAEMLKKFLEQREK, encoded by the coding sequence ATGATTCCCTATGCCCATCTCAAAGTTCTTCGCAAACTGTATGAAAGGTTAAAGGATAGCAATGTGAACTGGGTGGTCACGGGAAGTCTTGGCTTTGCTCTCCAGGGAGTTCCCGTTGAGCCTCATGACATTGACATTCAAACTGACAAAGAAGGAGCTTATGAAATTGAGCGCCTATTTTCCGAGTTTGTAGTTGAGCCTGTAAGATTCAAGGAAAGCGAGATAATTCGCTCACACTTTGGAGTGTTGACGATCGATGGAATCAAAGTTGAGATAATGGGAGATATCCAAAAGAAAGTTGAGGGTAAATGGGAGCCACCTGTTGATATAAACAGATACAAGCGTTTTGTGCAAATCGAAGGCATGAAAATTCCTGTTCTGGATTTGGAATATGAGTATCAGGCATATCTCAAACTGGGGAGGATTAAAAAGGCGGAAATGCTGAAGAAGTTTCTAGAACAGAGGGAGAAATAG
- a CDS encoding aldehyde ferredoxin oxidoreductase family protein → MSDRVYGYAGKILRVDLSKRSYEVTGLDKKVAKMFIGGRGFNIARLYWEVPPEISPLSEHNKLMLSTGPLAGTGFPLGSRLNVSARSPQTGLLGDSNVGGHFGAEMKYAGFDQIIIEGKSDKPVYLYITESGVEFMDAEGLWGLRVSEAHREILRELGDWRVQTAIIGPAAENFVKFAGIFFNVHRPAARTGMGTVMASKNLKAIAVRGDGFVEVAKPEEFEKLVEEIELETYAHEEYWSRRIMGTSRILLAANRIGVLPGRHFTEPEVDYAYLVSGERLALEYNVKTRGCFSCVVPCSRVFLIKRGKYAGIMGEGPEYEALAGMTVRIGNSDLDAALYAVKLINDLGLDVISTSEVISWLMELYERGDITSDEIGGLKPVWGDMETVLTLIEDIAYRRGVGDVLADGVLKAAEKLGKGKDIAMQVKGLEMIQADPRGLKGYGLGFAVSTRGADHLRSEPFVELTDNPELCRKLLGIPEACKRLGVRGKGVLVAHYENLCAVVDAIEVCKNLAENMNILDYEKVARLIHVTTGMKMTARDVELVGERIINMERAYIARLGVRREHDRLPERFLRKPLPKGASKGHVIELEPMLEEYYRIRKWDPGKGIPTEKRLKELGLEDVATDLKERGVF, encoded by the coding sequence ATGTCAGATAGGGTGTACGGCTATGCCGGGAAGATTCTCAGGGTTGACCTGTCAAAACGGAGTTACGAGGTCACAGGGCTCGACAAAAAGGTTGCCAAGATGTTCATAGGCGGCAGGGGCTTTAACATCGCCAGGCTTTACTGGGAAGTGCCCCCAGAGATATCCCCGTTAAGCGAGCACAACAAGCTGATGTTATCAACGGGACCCCTCGCTGGTACGGGTTTTCCCCTCGGCTCACGCCTTAACGTGTCCGCGAGGTCGCCACAGACGGGCCTTTTGGGCGACTCCAACGTTGGAGGGCACTTTGGAGCTGAAATGAAGTACGCGGGATTTGACCAGATAATAATAGAAGGCAAGAGCGACAAGCCGGTTTACCTGTACATAACGGAGAGTGGAGTTGAATTCATGGACGCCGAGGGCTTGTGGGGGTTAAGAGTTTCAGAGGCACACAGGGAGATACTCCGTGAACTCGGGGACTGGAGGGTACAGACGGCTATAATAGGTCCCGCCGCTGAGAACTTCGTTAAGTTCGCGGGGATATTTTTCAACGTCCACAGACCAGCAGCAAGAACCGGCATGGGGACGGTGATGGCATCAAAGAATCTCAAAGCGATAGCCGTCAGGGGGGACGGTTTCGTCGAGGTGGCAAAGCCGGAAGAGTTCGAAAAGCTGGTCGAGGAAATCGAGCTTGAAACGTATGCCCACGAGGAGTACTGGTCGCGCAGAATTATGGGCACGTCAAGGATACTCCTGGCGGCGAACAGAATTGGAGTACTCCCAGGAAGGCACTTCACCGAGCCGGAAGTAGACTATGCGTACCTGGTTAGCGGAGAGAGGCTTGCCCTCGAGTATAACGTGAAGACGAGGGGGTGCTTTTCTTGTGTGGTTCCCTGCAGCAGGGTGTTCCTCATAAAGAGGGGGAAGTACGCAGGCATTATGGGAGAGGGCCCCGAATATGAAGCCCTAGCTGGGATGACGGTTAGGATTGGGAATAGTGACCTCGACGCGGCCCTTTATGCCGTAAAACTAATTAATGACCTCGGACTCGACGTGATTAGCACGAGTGAAGTGATTTCATGGCTAATGGAGCTCTACGAAAGGGGAGATATTACGAGCGACGAGATAGGCGGGCTAAAGCCGGTGTGGGGAGATATGGAAACGGTTCTCACTCTCATAGAAGATATAGCGTACAGAAGGGGCGTTGGTGATGTTCTCGCTGACGGGGTCCTGAAGGCAGCTGAAAAGCTTGGCAAAGGCAAAGATATCGCCATGCAGGTCAAGGGACTGGAAATGATACAGGCCGACCCGAGGGGCCTGAAAGGCTACGGGCTGGGGTTTGCAGTCTCGACGAGGGGCGCAGACCATCTCCGTTCGGAGCCGTTCGTCGAGCTCACTGATAACCCTGAGCTGTGTAGGAAACTCCTCGGTATCCCCGAGGCATGTAAGAGGCTCGGTGTCAGGGGCAAGGGAGTACTCGTAGCCCACTATGAGAACCTGTGCGCGGTAGTAGATGCCATAGAGGTCTGTAAGAATCTTGCCGAGAATATGAACATACTGGACTATGAAAAGGTAGCAAGACTTATTCACGTCACAACTGGAATGAAAATGACTGCCCGAGACGTTGAGCTCGTAGGCGAGAGGATCATCAACATGGAGAGGGCATACATAGCCCGGCTCGGGGTGAGGAGGGAGCATGACAGACTTCCAGAACGCTTTCTCAGGAAGCCACTACCCAAAGGAGCGTCAAAGGGACATGTCATAGAGCTTGAGCCAATGCTTGAGGAATACTATAGGATCAGAAAGTGGGATCCTGGGAAAGGGATACCTACTGAGAAACGGCTGAAGGAACTGGGTCTTGAGGATGTGGCCACGGACTTGAAAGAGCGAGGAGTATTTTAA
- the metG gene encoding methionine--tRNA ligase subunit beta translates to MELYDVEEFWKFDMRVGLVKKAEKLKRTRKLIRLDVDFGSEERTIITGIADQYNPEDLEGKKFIFVLNLKPKKFSGVESQGMLLVAETEDGKVYLIPVPEEVPVGTKVW, encoded by the coding sequence ATGGAGCTGTATGACGTTGAGGAGTTCTGGAAGTTTGACATGAGGGTAGGGCTGGTGAAAAAGGCCGAGAAGCTGAAGAGGACTAGGAAGCTTATAAGGCTTGATGTTGACTTTGGAAGTGAAGAGAGAACGATAATAACTGGGATAGCTGATCAGTACAATCCAGAGGATCTTGAAGGGAAGAAGTTCATCTTCGTCCTAAATTTAAAGCCAAAGAAATTTTCGGGCGTTGAAAGTCAGGGAATGCTTCTCGTTGCGGAAACTGAAGATGGAAAAGTTTACCTTATTCCGGTTCCAGAAGAAGTTCCCGTTGGGACTAAGGTATGGTAA
- a CDS encoding IS607 family transposase, with protein sequence MERLLTPRQVAEILGVSFITIKRWIYSGKIRAVKLPTGKWRIPESEVKRILGEKPPEETRAVIYARVSSSDQRKDLERQVEYLLNYCTAKGYKLVDTITDIASGLNTRRKGLQKLFKLVSERKVDVVLVTYKDRLTRFGYEYLEYFFSQFDVRIEAIHGEEKKDAQQELVEDLIAIITSFAGKLYGLRSHKKKKFVQSFRQLLREVEAE encoded by the coding sequence GTGGAGAGGTTGCTCACGCCGAGGCAGGTTGCTGAAATTCTTGGCGTGAGTTTTATTACAATTAAGAGGTGGATTTATTCTGGAAAAATAAGGGCAGTAAAGCTTCCTACAGGCAAGTGGAGGATTCCAGAGAGTGAGGTGAAGAGGATTCTCGGTGAGAAACCTCCCGAAGAAACGAGGGCAGTTATCTATGCGAGAGTCTCGAGCTCAGACCAGAGAAAAGACCTTGAAAGGCAGGTTGAATACCTCCTAAACTATTGTACGGCTAAAGGCTATAAGCTTGTTGATACAATAACAGACATTGCCTCAGGCTTGAACACGAGGCGTAAGGGACTACAAAAACTTTTCAAGCTTGTTTCCGAGAGAAAAGTTGATGTAGTCCTTGTAACCTACAAGGACAGGCTGACGAGGTTTGGCTATGAATACCTCGAATACTTCTTCTCCCAATTCGACGTGAGGATTGAGGCAATACACGGGGAGGAAAAGAAGGATGCTCAGCAAGAACTCGTCGAAGACCTGATTGCAATCATAACCTCATTCGCTGGCAAATTGTATGGACTGCGTTCCCACAAGAAGAAAAAGTTCGTCCAAAGCTTCAGGCAGTTGCTGAGAGAGGTTGAGGCTGAATGA
- a CDS encoding RNA-guided endonuclease InsQ/TnpB family protein, translated as MRVTRTVVLKSERLPKKIFKVFIELEGMYREMLLQILPFAVQNGITSPVKLKAEKYKFLRELYPQLPSHYAYTVCQDAVTRAKSFLKRKRRGLAKKECPEVRSVSIWLDDHLWRAGLTFIRIATHKGWIEVGLEGHKYYWKTVNSDWKLASQSRVKLDKRERRLIVFLVFYKDVREYKAKSWIPIDVNEDNVTALIDFKPVIFETNQKKITLGYYYRRKKVQEKWDKKLGSRNGKKRRILGKLREKDKKRDIRNKLAKIIVEEARKRNAGIVLERLPKNVPRRMLEKVSNKQLRHRIYQSAFLGIQKAIERKAKEYGVPVIKVNPKNSSRLCPIHNAVVKYESGRFGVCSVGGEVWHRDILAVWNLYLRAPQSDGSNAPSSGGLFADGSPVPLGSTATNEAIWIEKSRWLRWNSLPPTQTNTHLYKKKR; from the coding sequence ATGAGAGTTACGAGGACAGTAGTGCTGAAGTCCGAAAGACTTCCAAAGAAAATCTTCAAGGTATTCATTGAGCTTGAGGGGATGTATCGGGAAATGCTCCTTCAAATCCTTCCTTTTGCAGTCCAGAATGGGATAACATCTCCCGTAAAGCTGAAGGCTGAAAAATACAAGTTCTTGAGGGAGCTCTATCCCCAACTCCCGAGCCATTATGCATACACGGTTTGTCAAGATGCAGTAACGAGGGCAAAGAGTTTTCTGAAGAGAAAGAGGAGAGGTCTCGCCAAGAAGGAGTGTCCTGAAGTTAGGAGCGTTTCAATATGGCTTGATGACCACCTGTGGCGTGCTGGATTAACCTTCATCAGAATAGCCACTCACAAGGGTTGGATAGAGGTTGGTCTCGAGGGACACAAGTATTACTGGAAGACAGTAAACTCGGACTGGAAGTTGGCCTCTCAAAGCAGGGTGAAGCTCGACAAGAGGGAGAGAAGGTTAATTGTATTTTTGGTGTTTTACAAGGATGTTAGGGAATACAAGGCGAAATCTTGGATTCCAATTGATGTTAATGAGGATAATGTTACTGCACTAATTGACTTCAAGCCAGTAATCTTTGAAACCAACCAGAAAAAGATTACTCTCGGCTATTATTACAGGAGGAAAAAGGTTCAGGAGAAGTGGGATAAAAAGCTTGGCTCAAGGAATGGAAAGAAGAGAAGAATTTTGGGAAAGCTTCGTGAGAAGGATAAAAAGAGGGACATTCGTAATAAACTCGCAAAGATTATCGTGGAAGAGGCAAGGAAGAGGAATGCTGGGATAGTCCTAGAGAGGCTTCCGAAAAACGTTCCGAGAAGAATGCTGGAGAAGGTTAGTAATAAGCAACTCCGCCATAGGATTTATCAATCAGCGTTTCTCGGAATCCAGAAGGCGATTGAGAGGAAGGCGAAAGAATATGGGGTTCCAGTAATAAAGGTAAACCCGAAGAACTCTTCAAGACTTTGCCCAATTCATAATGCTGTCGTGAAGTATGAGAGTGGTAGGTTTGGAGTTTGTTCTGTTGGTGGTGAGGTTTGGCATCGAGATATCCTCGCCGTGTGGAATTTGTATTTGAGAGCCCCCCAGAGTGATGGGAGCAATGCTCCAAGCTCTGGGGGGCTTTTTGCAGATGGGAGCCCCGTGCCGTTGGGCTCGACTGCCACCAATGAAGCCATCTGGATTGAAAAATCCAGATGGCTAAGGTGGAACTCCCTACCGCCGACACAAACTAACACACACCTATACAAAAAGAAGCGGTAG
- a CDS encoding CPBP family intramembrane glutamic endopeptidase codes for MERGKAIVLSAIGIEIMTSSMVLLYKAMGWVPLGILTLLLLYLVIRKLGIQREELGLGGRLNLKVHVLLPLSFMLLNLTWILPFGVGLNTFGKPMKIVLLIYLVLLIKYLIFVALYEEILFRGLMQRGFELWKGPKFAIIATTILFTLGHTVVRFSLQPTFPNFWRLYNPFLASLVYSIYRWRLRRIEGLILAHGLGDFIDRILTVENADWLLGTFEGHVYMVLAYTLVMAVQGYAYMKIPNSEMMGGR; via the coding sequence ATGGAAAGAGGGAAGGCAATAGTACTATCTGCAATTGGAATAGAAATCATGACATCAAGCATGGTTCTCCTTTATAAAGCTATGGGATGGGTTCCTCTTGGAATATTAACATTACTTTTGCTCTATCTTGTTATCAGGAAACTTGGCATCCAAAGGGAAGAACTTGGACTTGGTGGGAGGTTAAACTTAAAGGTTCACGTACTTCTTCCACTGAGTTTTATGCTACTTAACCTTACATGGATCCTTCCGTTTGGAGTGGGATTGAACACGTTTGGAAAGCCAATGAAAATTGTCCTTTTGATATACCTAGTCTTACTTATCAAATACCTAATTTTTGTAGCCCTCTACGAGGAGATACTCTTTAGAGGGTTGATGCAGAGGGGTTTTGAGCTCTGGAAGGGGCCAAAGTTCGCGATAATTGCAACCACTATACTGTTCACTTTGGGTCACACAGTAGTTCGCTTCTCACTTCAGCCAACTTTCCCTAATTTCTGGAGGCTATACAATCCCTTCTTGGCGAGTTTGGTATATTCGATTTATCGTTGGAGATTAAGGAGAATCGAAGGTCTAATCCTTGCGCATGGCCTCGGCGACTTCATCGATAGGATTTTAACCGTTGAAAATGCAGATTGGCTCCTGGGCACGTTTGAGGGGCACGTTTACATGGTGTTGGCGTACACCCTCGTTATGGCCGTTCAGGGTTATGCATATATGAAGATACCTAACAGCGAAATGATGGGAGGGAGATGA
- a CDS encoding 4Fe-4S dicluster domain-containing protein, translating to MRLRIEVNVSRCAGCRYCELWCSYSHEGVFSLSLSRITIVKDDLLGMDVPVVCRQCDPAPCMEACPTGAIKRENGVLVVSAEECTGCGECVRACPFGAVKLHVRTKVALICDLCGGDPVCIAKCPTNALSLSNLSDIEPNGSGSREYEYALRLHKNLAREWGINVR from the coding sequence ATGAGGTTGAGGATTGAGGTGAACGTTTCAAGGTGTGCTGGATGCAGGTACTGCGAGCTCTGGTGTTCCTATTCCCACGAAGGGGTCTTCAGTCTTTCTCTGTCGAGGATAACAATAGTCAAGGACGACCTGCTGGGCATGGACGTGCCGGTGGTCTGCAGGCAGTGCGACCCTGCCCCTTGCATGGAGGCTTGCCCCACGGGGGCCATAAAGCGCGAAAACGGCGTCCTGGTGGTCAGTGCGGAGGAGTGTACCGGGTGCGGGGAATGCGTCAGAGCTTGCCCCTTCGGGGCCGTAAAGCTTCACGTCCGGACTAAGGTGGCCCTCATATGTGACCTCTGCGGAGGAGACCCCGTGTGTATCGCTAAATGTCCCACGAACGCATTGAGCCTGTCAAACCTGTCAGATATTGAACCGAACGGTTCAGGTTCAAGGGAATATGAGTACGCTCTCAGGCTCCACAAAAACCTTGCACGGGAGTGGGGTATAAATGTCAGATAG
- a CDS encoding type II toxin-antitoxin system VapC family toxin — translation MDKLLDTSVLIEVFRGNAKILTQLPPEEEYAIPSIVLFELLCGGLKPKQRLALEKMPVVNFDKTSAEVAGEIFKDLISKGLRPPTKDLLIAATAIAHNIPLYTCDRGFERFKEYGLKLVILER, via the coding sequence ATGGATAAACTCCTGGACACCAGTGTCTTGATTGAAGTGTTTAGGGGGAATGCTAAGATCCTCACTCAACTTCCCCCTGAAGAAGAGTATGCTATTCCTTCCATAGTTCTCTTCGAACTTCTCTGTGGTGGACTTAAACCCAAGCAGAGGCTCGCTCTTGAGAAGATGCCAGTTGTAAACTTTGACAAGACAAGCGCTGAAGTCGCGGGGGAGATATTCAAAGATTTAATATCAAAAGGCCTGAGACCTCCAACGAAGGATTTACTCATCGCCGCAACTGCAATAGCCCACAACATCCCTCTTTATACCTGTGACAGGGGCTTTGAGAGATTCAAAGAATACGGACTTAAATTGGTGATTCTTGAGAGATAA
- a CDS encoding carbon-nitrogen hydrolase family protein, whose translation MRIALVPMHVRVGNFEYNWKELNRRFIEALSYNPDILVFPEYCLTGFREWDFSGASLYGEIVERVSKLARENSVYVIFGLLEPYKSCVYNSALLLDRNGEVILKHRKFQEPMKFCTGNTVKTARTEFGKVAIIICGDLYNKRILKWVKRKRPDYIFVPMEYSPDYGELNEDDFKAMSERVKLLNARTFIVNSYPPGGAWVFDGNGDLLAMTRGQKTLIWDEANV comes from the coding sequence ATGAGGATAGCATTAGTTCCGATGCACGTCAGAGTTGGAAACTTCGAATACAACTGGAAGGAATTAAATAGACGGTTCATTGAGGCTTTATCCTATAATCCAGATATTCTTGTTTTTCCAGAGTACTGCTTGACTGGCTTTAGAGAGTGGGATTTCTCGGGTGCAAGCCTTTATGGTGAAATAGTTGAGCGCGTTAGCAAGCTCGCAAGAGAAAACAGCGTTTACGTAATTTTTGGTCTTCTGGAGCCGTATAAAAGCTGTGTCTATAACTCTGCCCTCCTATTAGATAGAAATGGTGAGGTGATACTAAAGCACCGCAAGTTCCAAGAACCAATGAAGTTCTGTACTGGAAACACTGTTAAAACAGCAAGGACGGAGTTTGGAAAAGTTGCCATCATAATCTGCGGAGACCTCTATAACAAGCGCATCCTAAAATGGGTTAAAAGGAAAAGGCCTGACTACATCTTTGTCCCGATGGAGTATTCCCCTGATTATGGTGAGTTGAACGAAGATGACTTTAAGGCCATGTCCGAGAGAGTTAAACTATTAAATGCTAGAACTTTCATCGTAAACAGCTACCCTCCCGGGGGAGCGTGGGTTTTTGATGGAAATGGGGACCTTCTTGCAATGACTAGGGGACAGAAAACACTTATTTGGGATGAAGCTAATGTGTAG
- a CDS encoding class I SAM-dependent methyltransferase yields MSELEWDFDSWVRTYDEDVEREDWIHADYEEVLKLVAERVGGTVVDIGCGTGNILCFLKCERYIGVEPSRGMRAKFKEKHGFEPLDGHFLSIPLLDGTADAVISTYTFHHVPDEEKEDAIKEMLRVLNPGGRIVIADVMFESEKEELRIGKEDGTLDEVLDEYFATVEGLKELCERLSLQCNFKRINRYVWIVEMLKPAQSLKRS; encoded by the coding sequence ATGAGTGAACTGGAGTGGGACTTCGATTCCTGGGTCAGAACCTACGACGAGGACGTTGAGAGAGAGGATTGGATTCATGCCGATTACGAGGAGGTTCTAAAGCTTGTGGCGGAGAGAGTCGGCGGGACAGTTGTGGACATCGGCTGCGGAACGGGCAACATCCTGTGCTTTCTCAAATGCGAGCGCTACATTGGGGTTGAGCCCTCCCGCGGGATGCGGGCGAAGTTCAAGGAGAAGCATGGCTTTGAGCCCCTCGACGGGCATTTTCTCAGCATTCCTCTGCTGGACGGAACAGCCGACGCCGTGATAAGCACCTACACCTTCCACCATGTGCCAGATGAGGAAAAGGAGGACGCAATAAAAGAGATGCTCCGCGTTCTAAATCCTGGAGGAAGGATTGTAATTGCTGATGTTATGTTCGAGTCGGAGAAGGAGGAGCTCAGGATTGGGAAGGAAGACGGAACCCTTGATGAAGTCCTCGACGAGTACTTCGCGACGGTTGAAGGGTTGAAGGAGCTATGCGAAAGACTTAGCCTTCAATGTAACTTTAAGCGGATTAACAGGTACGTCTGGATAGTTGAAATGCTAAAGCCGGCTCAATCCTTGAAACGCTCGTAA